The Pedobacter mucosus genome window below encodes:
- the hpf gene encoding ribosome hibernation-promoting factor, HPF/YfiA family, whose translation MKIGVQSIHFSADSKLLEFIQKKANKLDQFFDQIISGEVYLKLENVDNEANKISEIKLIVPGGTLFAKEQCKSFEEATDLAIESLRKQITKHKDKTRAKLSEHKVILSESETTDY comes from the coding sequence ATGAAAATAGGAGTTCAATCAATCCACTTCAGTGCAGATAGTAAGTTGTTAGAGTTTATCCAAAAGAAGGCAAACAAGTTAGATCAATTTTTTGATCAAATTATCAGTGGTGAAGTTTACCTGAAATTGGAGAATGTAGATAATGAAGCCAATAAGATTAGTGAAATAAAACTTATTGTTCCTGGTGGTACGCTGTTCGCTAAAGAGCAATGCAAATCGTTCGAAGAAGCTACAGATTTAGCAATTGAATCATTAAGAAAGCAAATTACCAAGCATAAAGATAAAACTAGAGCAAAATTAAGTGAGCATAAAGTTATTTTAAGCGAAAGCGAAACTACTGATTACTAA
- the nusG gene encoding transcription termination/antitermination protein NusG: MSDLKWYVVRAVSGKEKKVKQYIDAEISRLGYSHLVPQVLIPMEKYYQMKDGKKIAKERNFYPGYVLIETTLDGELEHIIKGINSVIGFLGDKAGNPIPMRQAEVNRILGVVDEMSEQGETMNVPYYVGEGIKVMDGPFNGFSGVIEEVNEEKKKLKVMVKIFGRKTPLELNYMQVEKE, from the coding sequence ATGAGCGATCTAAAATGGTATGTTGTAAGGGCTGTTAGCGGTAAAGAGAAGAAGGTAAAACAGTATATTGATGCAGAGATCAGCCGTTTAGGTTATTCTCATTTGGTACCACAGGTTTTAATACCAATGGAAAAATATTATCAAATGAAAGACGGTAAAAAGATTGCAAAAGAACGTAACTTTTATCCTGGATATGTTTTAATCGAAACCACGTTAGATGGTGAATTGGAACACATTATTAAAGGAATAAATAGTGTAATTGGGTTCTTGGGTGATAAGGCTGGCAATCCAATTCCAATGCGCCAGGCAGAAGTTAATCGTATTTTAGGTGTGGTTGATGAAATGAGCGAACAAGGTGAAACAATGAATGTTCCTTATTATGTTGGCGAAGGCATTAAAGTTATGGATGGACCTTTCAATGGTTTCTCTGGTGTGATTGAAGAAGTTAACGAAGAAAAGAAAAAGCTAAAAGTAATGGTTAAGATTTTCGGACGTAAAACGCCACTAGAACTTAACTACATGCAAGTAGAAAAAGAGTAA
- the rplA gene encoding 50S ribosomal protein L1 gives MAKLTKNQKKAHAKIEAGKAYTLQAASALVKEITTTKFDASVDIDVSLGVDPRKANQMVRGIATLPHGTGKTIRVLALVTPDKEEEARAAGADFVGLDEYVAKIEAGWTDVDIIITTPACMAKVGKLGRVLGPRNLMPNPKSGTVTNDVGKAVTEVKAGKIDFKVDKSGIIHASIGKVSFSADKIYENAMEIISVISKLKPSAAKGTYFKSIHVSSTMSPGIAIETKSVAGI, from the coding sequence GTGGCGAAATTAACTAAAAATCAAAAAAAGGCACATGCTAAAATAGAAGCTGGTAAGGCTTATACTTTACAGGCTGCCTCTGCTTTGGTAAAAGAGATCACTACTACTAAATTTGATGCATCAGTTGATATTGATGTTTCTTTAGGTGTAGATCCACGTAAAGCCAATCAAATGGTACGTGGTATTGCTACTTTACCACACGGAACAGGTAAAACTATTCGTGTTTTAGCTTTAGTAACTCCTGATAAGGAAGAAGAAGCAAGAGCAGCAGGCGCAGATTTCGTAGGTTTAGACGAATATGTGGCTAAAATTGAAGCTGGTTGGACCGATGTAGACATTATTATCACAACACCAGCTTGTATGGCTAAGGTAGGTAAATTAGGCCGTGTTTTAGGTCCAAGGAACTTAATGCCAAATCCAAAGTCTGGAACAGTAACTAACGATGTTGGTAAAGCTGTAACAGAGGTTAAAGCAGGTAAAATTGATTTTAAAGTAGACAAAAGCGGTATTATACACGCTTCAATAGGGAAAGTATCTTTCTCAGCAGATAAAATTTATGAAAATGCTATGGAGATTATCTCTGTAATATCTAAATTAAAACCATCTGCTGCAAAGGGAACTTATTTTAAAAGCATTCACGTGTCTTCTACAATGAGTCCTGGTATTGCAATTGAAACTAAATCAGTAGCGGGGATTTAA
- the rplL gene encoding 50S ribosomal protein L7/L12, whose product MADLKSFAEQLVNLTVKEVNELAQILKDEYGIEPAAAAVVAGPAAGGDAPAAAAEKTAFDVILKEAGGAKLAVVKLVKDLTGLGLKEAKDLVDGAPKELKTGVSKDEAEALKKQLEEAGAVVEIK is encoded by the coding sequence ATGGCAGATTTAAAATCGTTTGCTGAGCAATTAGTAAACTTAACAGTTAAAGAAGTTAACGAATTAGCTCAAATCTTAAAAGACGAGTATGGTATCGAGCCTGCAGCTGCTGCTGTAGTTGCTGGTCCTGCTGCTGGTGGTGATGCACCTGCTGCTGCTGCAGAAAAAACAGCTTTTGATGTTATCTTAAAAGAAGCTGGTGGCGCTAAATTAGCAGTAGTTAAATTGGTTAAAGATTTAACTGGTCTAGGTTTAAAAGAAGCTAAAGACTTAGTTGACGGAGCACCAAAAGAATTAAAAACTGGTGTTTCTAAAGACGAAGCAGAAGCTCTTAAAAAACAATTAGAAGAAGCTGGAGCAGTAGTTGAAATTAAGTAA
- the tuf gene encoding elongation factor Tu — protein MAKEKFDRSKPHLNIGTIGHVDHGKTTLTAAITKVLADAGLSEARSFESIDSAPEEKERGITINTAHVEYSTANRHYAHVDCPGHADYVKNMVTGAAQMDGAIIVVAATDGPMPQTREHILLARQVGVPTLVVFMNKVDMVDDPELLELVEMEIRELLSFYDFPGDDIPVIQGSALGGLNGDPKWVEKIMELMAAVDSYIPIPPRLTELPFLMPVEDVFSITGRGTVATGRIERGVINSGDPVEILGMGAENLKSTVTGVEMFRKILDYGEAGDNVGLLLRGIEKTDIRRGMVICKPGSVTPHTDFKAEIYVLSKAEGGRHTPFFNKYRPQFYFRTTDVTGEITLAEGTEMVMPGDNVTINVKLINAIAMEKGLRFAIREGGRTVGAGQVTEIVK, from the coding sequence ATGGCAAAAGAAAAATTTGACCGTAGTAAACCGCACTTAAACATCGGTACAATCGGTCACGTCGATCACGGTAAAACAACTTTAACAGCAGCTATTACAAAAGTTTTGGCTGATGCAGGTTTATCTGAGGCACGTTCATTCGAATCTATTGACTCAGCTCCTGAGGAAAAAGAAAGAGGTATTACTATTAATACTGCGCACGTTGAGTATTCAACTGCAAACCGTCACTACGCACACGTAGATTGTCCAGGTCACGCTGATTATGTTAAAAACATGGTTACTGGTGCTGCCCAAATGGATGGTGCTATTATCGTTGTTGCTGCTACTGATGGTCCAATGCCACAAACTCGTGAGCACATTTTATTGGCTCGCCAGGTAGGTGTACCAACATTAGTTGTGTTTATGAATAAAGTGGATATGGTTGATGATCCTGAATTACTAGAATTAGTAGAGATGGAAATTCGTGAACTATTATCTTTCTATGATTTCCCAGGTGATGATATTCCAGTTATTCAAGGTTCTGCTTTGGGTGGTTTGAATGGTGATCCAAAATGGGTTGAAAAAATCATGGAATTAATGGCAGCTGTTGATAGCTACATTCCAATTCCTCCACGTTTAACTGAACTTCCTTTCTTAATGCCTGTTGAAGATGTATTCTCGATCACTGGTCGTGGTACTGTTGCAACTGGTCGTATTGAGCGTGGTGTAATCAACTCTGGAGATCCTGTTGAAATCTTAGGTATGGGTGCTGAGAACTTAAAATCTACAGTTACTGGTGTTGAGATGTTCCGTAAGATTTTGGATTATGGTGAAGCTGGTGATAACGTAGGTTTATTATTACGTGGTATTGAGAAAACTGATATCCGTCGTGGTATGGTAATCTGTAAACCAGGTTCTGTAACTCCTCACACTGATTTCAAAGCTGAAATCTATGTATTATCAAAAGCAGAAGGTGGTCGTCACACACCATTCTTTAACAAATACCGCCCACAATTCTATTTCCGTACTACAGATGTTACTGGTGAAATTACACTAGCTGAAGGAACTGAAATGGTAATGCCAGGTGATAACGTTACAATCAATGTTAAATTGATTAACGCAATCGCAATGGAAAAAGGTCTACGTTTCGCAATCCGTGAGGGTGGTAGAACAGTAGGTGCTGGTCAGGTAACTGAAATTGTAAAATAG
- a CDS encoding tyrosine-type recombinase/integrase, giving the protein MLLNSFITYLSHEKRYSQHTITSYKTDLNQSIVYFNTTFELDFISIKHTHIRSYMVYLMDNKTSENTINRKISALRSFYKFLMREGILDQNPTTLIKAPKIPKRLPVFIDADKMDHLLDSEVYFDHTFPSVRDNLVIELLFGSGIRLTELLQLKETNIDSYSGTIKVLGKRNKERIIPINKQLVSQLDNYIELKKLQKFDNKQLFLIVTNTGAAAYPKLIYRIVTSKLAHISTNEKKSPHVLRHSYATTLLNAGADLNAIKELLGHASLAATQVYTHNSIERLKTIYKQAHPKA; this is encoded by the coding sequence ATCAAAGCATAGTTTATTTTAATACCACTTTTGAATTAGATTTTATATCGATCAAACATACCCATATACGTAGTTATATGGTTTATTTAATGGATAACAAAACTTCAGAAAACACGATTAATAGAAAAATATCAGCATTAAGAAGTTTTTATAAATTTTTAATGCGAGAAGGTATTTTAGATCAAAATCCGACAACCTTAATTAAAGCACCAAAAATTCCTAAACGACTTCCGGTATTCATTGATGCAGATAAAATGGATCATTTGCTTGATTCTGAGGTGTACTTTGATCATACTTTTCCTTCGGTTAGGGATAATTTAGTTATAGAACTTTTATTTGGTTCAGGAATACGTTTAACAGAGTTACTCCAGCTTAAAGAAACAAATATTGATTCTTATTCAGGCACAATTAAGGTTTTAGGAAAAAGAAATAAGGAACGAATCATTCCAATAAATAAACAACTTGTTAGTCAGTTAGATAATTATATTGAATTAAAAAAGTTGCAGAAATTCGATAACAAACAACTATTTCTAATCGTTACTAATACGGGTGCAGCTGCTTATCCAAAATTAATATATAGGATTGTTACTTCAAAATTGGCACATATATCAACCAATGAAAAGAAAAGTCCGCATGTATTACGACATAGTTACGCTACCACTTTGCTTAATGCTGGTGCAGATTTAAATGCCATTAAAGAGCTTCTGGGTCACGCTAGTTTGGCTGCAACCCAGGTTTATACACACAATTCAATTGAAAGATTAAAAACAATTTATAAACAAGCCCATCCAAAGGCGTAA
- the rplJ gene encoding 50S ribosomal protein L10, whose translation MNREEKNEVVSELQGQMQEYGNFYIADISSLSVEQVNNIRRKCFEGDIVMKVAKNSLIRKAIEGLDGDASEIYEALKGSSSLLFSKTANAPAKLIKALRRTSDKPLLKAAFIDSSVYVGDDQLNNLVSLKSREELVGEIIGLLQSPAKNVISALKSSGGKIAGIVKTLQEREG comes from the coding sequence ATGAACAGAGAAGAAAAAAACGAAGTAGTTTCAGAACTACAAGGACAAATGCAAGAGTATGGCAATTTTTATATTGCTGATATTTCTAGCCTTTCTGTTGAGCAGGTTAATAACATCCGACGCAAATGTTTCGAAGGAGATATCGTGATGAAGGTTGCTAAAAACTCTTTAATTCGCAAAGCGATTGAAGGTTTAGATGGCGACGCATCAGAGATCTACGAAGCCCTTAAAGGTTCATCATCATTATTATTCTCAAAAACAGCAAACGCTCCGGCTAAGTTGATTAAAGCTTTGAGAAGAACATCTGATAAACCATTGCTTAAAGCAGCATTTATAGATTCATCAGTATATGTTGGCGATGACCAATTGAATAATTTAGTAAGCTTAAAATCGAGAGAAGAGCTTGTTGGAGAAATCATTGGATTATTACAATCACCAGCTAAGAATGTTATATCTGCACTTAAATCAAGCGGAGGCAAGATTGCAGGAATTGTTAAAACTCTACAAGAAAGAGAAGGTTAA
- the rplK gene encoding 50S ribosomal protein L11 — MAKEVSAMIKLQIKGGAANPSPPVGPALGAKGVNIMEFCKQYNARTQDKAGKVLPVVITVYADKSFEFIIKTPPVAIQLKDATKLTSGSAEPNRKKVGSVTWDQIKVIAEDKMPDLNAFTIESAMSMVAGTARSMGITVSGDAPWNN; from the coding sequence ATGGCAAAAGAAGTCAGTGCAATGATCAAATTACAGATCAAAGGCGGAGCTGCAAATCCATCGCCACCAGTAGGGCCTGCTTTAGGTGCTAAAGGTGTTAACATTATGGAGTTTTGCAAACAGTACAACGCTCGTACCCAAGATAAAGCAGGTAAAGTATTGCCGGTTGTAATTACTGTTTATGCTGATAAGTCATTCGAATTCATCATCAAAACCCCTCCAGTAGCTATCCAATTAAAAGATGCTACTAAATTAACGAGTGGTTCTGCTGAGCCTAACCGTAAGAAAGTTGGGTCGGTGACCTGGGACCAAATTAAAGTTATTGCTGAAGATAAAATGCCTGATTTAAATGCATTTACAATCGAATCTGCAATGAGTATGGTTGCTGGAACAGCACGCAGTATGGGAATCACCGTTTCTGGTGACGCACCCTGGAACAATTAA
- the secE gene encoding preprotein translocase subunit SecE codes for MAKVVEFVKESYEEMTQKVTWPTWGELQSSAILVLVASLIIALVIFAMDKGSTFVLDTFYKSLSN; via the coding sequence ATGGCTAAAGTAGTTGAGTTTGTAAAAGAATCGTACGAGGAAATGACCCAAAAGGTTACATGGCCTACATGGGGAGAACTTCAAAGTTCTGCAATTCTGGTATTAGTGGCTTCTTTAATTATTGCGTTGGTCATCTTTGCAATGGATAAAGGTTCTACATTTGTGTTAGATACTTTTTATAAATCACTTTCTAATTAA